The following are encoded together in the Monodelphis domestica isolate mMonDom1 chromosome 5, mMonDom1.pri, whole genome shotgun sequence genome:
- the AGAP3 gene encoding arf-GAP with GTPase, ANK repeat and PH domain-containing protein 3 isoform X4, with protein sequence MPSLLASSLRPGEGPSLGVVQRLKECKPVRPGSSSPSLPHLDPGVEPPIPGVCSRPGLPGVPPQRWLPASPGLGLSAWLLLLLPPPLLLLSGAGAGVEGGRLEGGRGAEPPPDWRQWPSLPCPHHGPGPPCLLSMERGWPRGDSCSRERPRGASGRTLSASDSLDLQDSSAGWAIQAALCAAREQPPRPKSYCSAHPGVPPSGARSLLLSLLRPRTPRSPSDRLPACAHPEPPAAAPSPGPEPLRRSRGLGEKTPRPRPTSMTFLEVNRLELSGADGSGGGLGRAGSSGFLRGSSLWSSQRWQVFRGSSGRSADSPRKGFSALRKSFSFRLRRGQEIRRSESGLLPRPRVRTKSDGDASSLHAFPSRRDLLYPEGRQVAPDSTRSSTGASLWRLLTSRFRRRESGSAGTPLPREPLWSRRAATAPVLLGVQSSPLPSDSFVNSQEWTLSRSVPELKVGIVGNLSSGKSALVHRYLTGTYVQEESPEGGRFKKEIVVDGQSYLLLIRDEGGPPELQFAAWVDAVVFVFSLEDEISFQTVYNYFLRLCSYRSASEVPMVLVGTQDAISAANPRVIDDSRARKLSTDLKRCTYYETCATYGLNVERVFQDVAQKVVALRKKQQLAIGPCKSLPNSPSHSAVSAASIPAVHINQATNGGSSAFSDYSSSVPSTPSISQRELRIETIAASSTPTPIRKQSKRRSNIFTICATVSNFSSTKRPFQLLPN encoded by the exons ATGCCCAGCCTGCTGGCGAGCAGCCTCCGCCCTGGGGAAGGCCCTTCACTGGGGGTAGTGCAGCGCCTGAAGGAATGCAAGCCTGTGCGCCCGGGGTCCAGCTCCCCTTCTCTGCCCCATTTGGATCCTGGGGTGGAGCCTCCGATCCCAGGTGTGTGCTCCAGGCCGGGCTTGCCAGGTGTCCCTCCCCAGCGCTGGCTCCCGGCCTCTCCAGGTCTGGGCTTGTCTGcctggctgctgctgctgctgccgccgccacTGCTGCTGCTCTCAGGTGCTGGTGCTGGAGTGGAGGGGGGACGCCTGGAGGGAGGCCGGGGCGCAGAACCCCCCCCAGACTGGAGGCAGTggccctccctcccctgcccccaccatGGGCCTGGGCCACCCTGCCTCCTGAGCATGGAGCGGGGCTGGCCCCGGGGTGACAGCTGCAGCAGGGAGCGGCCCCGGGGCGCCAGTGGCCGCACCCTCAGCGCCTCTGACTCGCTGGACCTGCAGGACTCCTCTGCTGGCTGGGCCATCCAGGCTGCCCTGTGCGCCGCCAGGGAGCAGCCCCCTCGGCCCAAGAGCTACTGCTCTGCCCATCCGGGGGTGCCTCCATCCGGTGCCCGGAGCCTTCTCCTGAGCCTCCTCCGCCCACGTACCCCCCGGAGCCCGTCTGACAGGCTTCCTGCCTGTGCCCACCCAGAGCCCCCTGCAGCGGCCCCGAGTCCCGGCCCCGAGCCCCTCCGCAGGAGCCGGGGCCTGGGAGAGAAGACGCCTCGGCCCCGGCCCACCAGCATGACGTTCCTGGAGGTGAACCGACTGGAGCTTTCAGGAGCTGATGGGAGTGGTGGGGGCCTAGGCCGGGCGGGGAGCTCGGGCTTTTTGAGGGGCAGCTCGCTCTGGAGCAGTCAGCGTTGGCAGGTATTCCGGGGGAGCAGCGGGCGGAGCGCCGATTCTCCCCGAAAAGGCTTTTCGGCCTTGAGGAAAAGCTTCAGCTTCCGACTCCGTCGGGGCCAGGAGATTAGGCGCTCCGAGTCAGGACTGCTACCCCGGCCCCGGGTTCGAACCAAAAGCGACGGTGATGCCAGTTCTTTGCATGCCTTTCCCAGCCGACGGGACCTGCTGTACCCCGAGGGTAGGCAGGTGGCCCCAGACTCCACCCGATCCAGCACAGGTGCCAGCCTCTGGAGACTCCTCACCAGCCGCTTCCGCCGGAGAGAGTCTGGGTCAGCCGGAACCCCGCTGCCCCGAGAGCCCCTGTGGAGTCGGCGGGCTGCCACGGCCCCGGTCCTCCTGGGGGTCCAGAGTTCCCCGCTGCCTTCGG ACTCATTTGTCAATAGCCAAGAATGGACCCTGAGCCGATCTGTCCCTGAGCTTAAAGTG GGCATTGTTGGGAACCTGTCTAGCGGGAAGTCGGCTCTGGTGCATCGATATTTGACAGGGACCTATGTCCAGGAGGAGTCCCCAGAAG GGGGCCGATTTAAGAAGGAGATTGTGGTGGATGGCCAGAGCTACCTGCTGCTGATACGAGATGAGGGAGGACCCCCTGAGCTCCAG TTTGCTGCCTGGGTGGATGCTGTGGTGTTTGTGTTCAGCCTGGAGGATGAGATCAGCTTCCAGACGGTGTACAACTATTTCCTTCGGCTCTGCAGCTACCGTAGTGCCAGCGAGGTGCCCATGGTCCTGGTGGGCACTCAGG ATGCTATCAGCGCCGCCAACCCCCGAGTGATTGATGACAGCCGGGCCCGAAAACTCTCCACAGACCTGAAGCGCTGCACCTACTACGAGACATGTGCAACTTATGGACTCAACGTGGAGCGTGTCTTCCAGGACG TGGCACAGAAGGTGGTGGCCTTGCGGAAGAAGCAACAGCTAGCTATTGGGCCCTGCAAGTCACTACCCAACTCACCCAGCCACTCGGCCGTGTCCGCCGCCTCCATCCCAGCTGTGCACATCAACCAG GCCACGAATGGCGGCAGCAGCGCCTTCAGCGACTACTCATCCTCCGTCCCCTCCACCCCCAGCATCAGCCAGCGGGAGCTGCGTATCGAGACCATCGCTGCCTCCTCCACCCCCACACCCATCCGCAAGCAGTCCAAGCGGCGATCCAACATCTTCACG ATATGTGCCACTGTTTCCAACTTTTCATCAACAAAAAGGCCTTTCCAACTCCTTCCAAATTAG